A part of Brassica rapa cultivar Chiifu-401-42 chromosome A05, CAAS_Brap_v3.01, whole genome shotgun sequence genomic DNA contains:
- the LOC103869866 gene encoding uncharacterized protein LOC103869866, which produces MDDNKNIIKTLARWCLVLQAIMISSNTVALKEPDYVNMNITIRNAMTGLLRPEIVYRCQSKRKDYGWHQSTKPGTQFSFPIILIKGESKIPAIHICRFRSALGTATLVIENTYLEAEMCPKSSCAHEATPKGILFRGLEWDFKTVFPKLKPVEYLELPWTPWPNRT; this is translated from the coding sequence atggatgatAACAAAAACATCATCAAAACCCTAGCTCGGTGGTGTCTTGTTCTACAAGCCATCATGATATCTTCCAACACCGTGGCTCTCAAGGAACCAGACTACGTAAACATGAACATAACAATCCGCAATGCAATGACCGGGCTGCTCCGCCCGGAAATCGTCTATCGATGCCAGTCCAAACGCAAAGATTATGGTTGGCATCAATCTACAAAACCAGGAACTCAGTTTTCATTTCCAATCATTCTCATTAAAGGTGAAAGCAAGATACCGGCTATTCACATCTGCCGTTTCCGGTCCGCTTTAGGAACCGCCACACTCGTGATAGAAAACACTTATCTCGAGGCCGAGATGTGTCCTAAATCTTCATGTGCTCACGAAGCGACACCGAAAGGGATCTTGTTTAGAGGCCTTGAATGGGATTTCAAAACCGTGTTTCCAAAGCTCAAACCAGTTGAGTATCTTGAATTGCCGTGGACACCTTGGCCAAACAGAACATGA
- the LOC103870140 gene encoding delta-9 acyl-lipid desaturase 1-like, whose product MHLRNGFSIDFTQITIILYLIDSNKHHKYKHHFWIKHNPNNLIFTSYNKPNSKLHFTKRLVVACKKPTFTAEDVLRETTITEESHPKVPYSEVVRKKRVFWERRWNYWDVSRAIGILGVHLLSLYAPFHCNWSAFRVAVGLSVIAGTGITLSYHRNLSHRSFVLPKWLEYLFAWCGTLAFQGDPIEWVSNHRYHHQYSDTDRDPHTPRHGFWFSYFLWIFDTGSILQNCGGEENAADLVRQPYYRFLQRTWILNNLALSLLLYILGGFPYLVWGVGVRIVFVLHSTFLMTAASHTWGTQPWKTGDLSKNTWWLAIVTLGESWHNNHHAFEFSARHGLEWWQIDITWYFIRLLQALGLATNIKLVTEAHKQRFTFDG is encoded by the exons ATGCACTTACGCAATGGTTTCTCTATCGACTTCACTCAAATCACTATT ATTCTTTATTTGATTGATTCCAACAAACATCACAAATATAAACACCATTTTTGGATCAAACACAACCCTAACAATCTCATCTTCACTTCTTATAACAAACCTAACTCAAAACTCCATTTTACCAAAAGATTAGTTGTTGCTTGCAAGAAACCAACCTTCACTGCCGAGGATGTACTGAGAGAAACAACCATAACGGAGGAAAGCCACCCGAAAGTACCCTATTCAGAGGTTGTGAGAAAGAAGCGAGTATTTTGGGAAAGGAGATGGAACTATTGGGATGTGAGTAGAGCAATAGGGATACTTGGTGTTCATCTTCTCAGCCTATATGCACCTTTTCACTGCAACTGGTCGGCTTTTCGTGTAGCGGTTGGTCTCAGTGTCATTGCTGGAACCGGGATCACGTTGTCTTATCACAGGAATCTATCACACCGAAGTTTTGTTCTGCCTAAATGGCTAGAATATCTCTTTGCTTGGTGTGGCACACTTGCTTTccag GGAGATCCAATAGAGTGGGTGAGCAACCATCGTTACCATCACCAATACAGTGATACAGATCGTGATCCTCATACTCCTCGCCATGGTTTTTGGTTTAGTTACTTCCTGTGGATCTTTGACACGGGTTCTATTCTCCAAAAT TGTGGAGGAGAAGAGAACGCAGCTGATTTGGTGAGACAACCTTATTATAGGTTTCTACAAAGAACATGGATTTTGAACAACCTTGCACTTTCCCTTCTCCTTTACATCCTCGGTGGCTTTCCTTACCTCGTATGGGGCGTG GGAGTTAGAATTGTATTCGTGCTACATTCCACATTTCTGATGACCGCAGCTTCACATACATGGGGAACGCAACCATGGAAAACCGGAGATCTTTCCAAGAACACTTG GTGGCTGGCTATAGTAACGCTAGGGGAGAGCTGGCACAACAACCATCATGCATTCGAGTTCTCGGCTAGGCATGGACTTGAGTGGTGGCAGATTGACATTACTTGGTACTTTATTCGTCTTCTCCAAGCTCTTGGACTGGCCACAAATATTAAGTTAGTTACCGAAGCTCACAAGCAGAGATTCACTTTTGATGGATGA
- the LOC103869865 gene encoding uncharacterized protein LOC103869865 has translation MEDLRLSPLRLGSFKSSPPRGSPTFRRVHSGRTPRREVKANGGALQWFRSNRLIYWLLLITLWTYLGFYVQSRWAHDDDNKVEFLRFGGKLREDVLHVEQNTRVGSVVDKTTHLVVDGTNVVHVDVNKRMHVALAKKEDATPRRSLSARRRRRRKAGRSSRSKTQKVRKVVEDLDEQDPELPKTNVTYGKLFGPFGSIEDRILEWSPQKRSGTCDRNSDFKRLVWSRRFVLLFHELSMTGAPISMMELASELLSCGATVYAVVLSRRGGLLQELIRRRIKVVEDKGELSFKTAMKADLVVAGSAVCATWIDQYMDHFPAGGSQIAWWVMENRREYFDRAKPVLDRVKLLIFLSEVQNKQWLTWCEEERIKLRSQPVIVPLSVNDELAFVAGISSSLNTPTLTTEMMKAKRQALRESVRKEFGLTDKDMLVMSLSSINPTKGQLLLLESAALALEKEKEPEQVAKSNHISGTKKEKISLSVRHRLRGSARKMKIKSRVVDNPSVLSATGKRKLLFSANVTQKQDLKLLLGSVGSKSNKVAYVKEMLNFLSKNGNLSNSVVWTLATTRVASLYSAADVYVTNSQGIGETFGRVTIEAMAYGLPVLGTDAGGTKEIVEHNVTGLLHPVGRPGNKVLAQNLLFLLRNPSTRLQLGSEGRKKVEKMYMKQHMYKRFVDVLVKCMRP, from the exons ATGGAGGATCTACGTCTATCACCACTGAGACTAGGCAGCTTCAAGTCGTCACCTCCAAGGGGCTCACCTACATTCAGGAGAGTACACTCAGGCAGGACTCCACGTAGAGAGGTCAAAGCTAATGGCGGAGCTCTTCAGTGGTTCAGAAGCAACCGGCTGATCTATTGGCTGCTTTTGATTACTCTTTGGACGTATCTTGGATTCTATGTTCAGTCTAGATGGGCGCATGATGATGATAACAAAGTTGAGTTCTTGCGGTTTGGAGGCAAACTTAGGGAAGATGTTTTGCATGTGGAGCAGAATACACGAGTGGGTTCGGTTGTTGATAAGACTACTCATTTGGTAGTGGATGGTACTAATGTAGTACATGTGGATGTTAATAAGAGGATGCATGTGGCTCTGGCCAAGAAAGAGGATGCCACACCTCGGCGAAGCTTGAGTgccaggaggaggaggaggagaaaggCTGGTCGTAGCTCACGTAGTAAGACTCAGAAGGTGAGAAAAGTGGTGGAGGATTTGGATGAGCAAGATCCAGAGCTTCCAAAGACGAATGTTACTTACGGTAAGCTTTTTGGTCCTTTTGGATCGATAGAGGATAGGATTCTTGAGTGGAGTCCGCAGAAGCGATCAGGGACGTGTGACAGGAACTCAGACTTTAAACGCCTTGTTTGGTCAAGGAGATTCGTTCTGCTATTCCATGAGCTATCAATGACCGGTGCTCCAATCTCGATGATGGAGCTGGCTTCAGAGCTTTTGAGCTGTGGTGCAACAGTCTATGCGGTAGTTCTGAGCAGAAGGGGTGGTTTGTTGCAAGAGCTTATAAGGAGAAGGATCAAAGTGGTTGAAGATAAAGGAGAACTCAGCTTCAAAACTGCCATGAAAGCAGATCTTGTCGTTGCAGGATCAGCTGTTTGTGCTACATGGATTG ATCAATATATGGATCACTTTCCAGCTGGTGGGAGTCAAATAGCTTGGTGGGTAATGGAGAACCGGCGAGAGTACTTTGATCGGGCCAAACCTGTACTTGACCGAGTGAAGCTGCTTATTTTTCTATCTGAAGTGCAGAATAAACAGTGGTTAACATGGTGTGAAGAGGAGCGCATAAAGCTTAGGTCTCAGCCAGTTATAGTTCCGCTCTCTGTTAATGATGAGTTGGCTTTCGTAGCCGGGATTTCCAGTTCGCTGAATACTCCAACACTGACCACAGAGATGATGAAGGCGAAAAGACAAGCACTACGAGAATCAGTCAGAAAGGAGTTTGGTTTGACAGATAAGGATATGCTTGTGATGTCTCTTAGCAGCATTAACCCGACgaaaggacagcttcttctcctTGAATCTGCCGCCTTGGCACTAGAGAAAGAAAAGGAACCAGAACAAGTCGCTAAAAGTAATCACATCAGTGGCACCAAGAAAGAAAAGATTAGTCTTTCAGTCAGACATCGGTTAAGAGGTTCAGCAAGGAAGATGAAAATCAAGTCTCGTGTTGTTGATAATCCGTCTGTTCTGTCTGCCACCGGTAAAAGGAAGCTGTTGTTCTCTGCCAACGTAACACAGAAACAAGACCTTAAGCTTCTTCTTGGATCGGTTGGGTCTAAGAGCAACAAAGTTGCATACGTTAAGGAAATGTTGAACTTCTTGTCGAAGAATGGAAACTTATCGAACTCGGTTGTGTGGACTCTAGCGACCACTCGTGTTGCCTCACTATACTCTGCAGCAGATGTCTACGTAACAAACTCCCAG GGAATTGGTGAAACATTTGGGAGAGTGACTATCGAAGCAATGGCTTATGGTCTTCCG GTGCTTGGAACAGACGCAGGAGGAACAAAGGAGATAGTGGAGCACAATGTGACAGGGCTACTACACCCAGTGGGGAGGCCGGGTAACAAAGTGTTAGCACAGAATCTCTTGTTTCTGCTTAGAAACCCATCCACAAGGCTACAGCTAGGAAGCGAAGGACGTAAGAAGGTTGAGAAGATGTACATGAAGCAACACATGTACAAGAGATTTGTAGATGTTTTAGTCAAATGCATGAGACCCTAA
- the LOC103869864 gene encoding nuclear transcription factor Y subunit B-3: MADSDNDSGGHKDGGGASSREQDRFLPIANVSRIMKKALPGNAKISKDAKETVQECVSEFISFVTGEASDKCQREKRKTINGDDLLWAMTTLGFEDYVEPLKVYLQKYREVEGERMTTGRQGDKEGGGGGGNGSSGGSGGGYNGGGGMYGGIVTMGHPHQGHVYGGSGIN; encoded by the coding sequence ATGGCGGACTCCGACAACGATTCTGGCGGCCACAAGGACGGAGGCGGCGCGTCGTCGCGTGAGCAGGATAGGTTTCTGCCGATCGCGAACGTGAGCCGGATCATGAAGAAAGCATTGCCTGGGAACGCGAAGATCTCCAAGGACGCGAAGGAGACCGTGCAGGAGTGCGTATCGGAGTTCATCAGTTTCGTCACCGGCGAGGCGTCGGACAAGTGtcagagagagaagaggaagaCGATCAACGGCGACGATCTTCTCTGGGCGATGACGACGCTGGGGTTCGAGGATTACGTGGAGCCGTTGAAGGTGTACCTGCAGAAGTACAGGGAGGTGGAAGGGGAGAGGATGACGACGGGGAGACAGGGGGATAAGGAAGGTGGCGGCGGAGGAGGAAATGGAAGCTCCGGGGGATCCGGAGGAGGATACAATGGAGGAGGAGGGATGTACGGTGGGATTGTGACGATGGGGCATCCTCATCAAGGACACGTGTACGGTGGAAGTGGGATAAATTAG